From a single Apium graveolens cultivar Ventura chromosome 2, ASM990537v1, whole genome shotgun sequence genomic region:
- the LOC141707621 gene encoding myosin-6-like, producing the protein MVVLASLGIGSVVWVEDPDDAWIDGEVLGVNGEKIEVLCTSGKRVVVNASNVYPKDAEAPPCGVDDMTKLAYLHEPGVLSNLKSRYDINEIYTYTGNILIAVNPFRRLPHLYDSHMMAQYKGAAFGELSPHPFAVADAAYRVMMNEGISQSILVSGESGAGKTESTKLLMHYLAYMGGRASTGGRSVEQKVLESNPVLEAFGNAKTVRNNNSSRFGKFVEIQFDHKGRISGAAIRTYLLERSRVCQLSDPERNYHCFYMLCAAPQEELQKYKLENPRTFHYLNQSNCYEIDGLDESKEYAATKRAMDVVGISSEEQEAIFRVVAAILHLGNIKFAKGKEADSSVPKDDKSWFHLRTAAELFMCDTKALEDSLCKRVIVTRDETITKWLDPQSAVTSRDALAKVVYSRLFDWLVDKINTSIGQDHSSKYLIGVLDIYGFESFKTNSFEQFCINLTNEKLQQHFNQHVFKMEQEEYTKEEINWSYIEFIDNQDILDLIEKKPGGIIALLDEACMFPRSTHETFAQKLYQTFKDHKRFSKPKLSRSDFTIDHYAGDVTYQTELFLDKNKDYVVAEHQSLLNASSCSFVASLFPPSEDSSKSSKFSSIGSRFKQQLQSLLETLSSTEPHYIRCVKPNNLLKPAIFENHNVLQQLRCGGVMEAIRISCAGYPTRKPFYEFVDRFGILAPDVLSGSLDEINACKTLLEKVGLEGYQIGKRKVFLRAGQMAELDARRTEVLGRSASIIQRKIRSYMARKSFILLRWSVLQIQSVCRGQLARHIYGGMRREASSQKIQRNLRMHLARKAYKDMCRSAISIQTGIRGMTARSELRFRKQTRAAVIIQSHCRKFLARLHYKELKKAVITTQCAWRGKIARKELRALKMAAKETGALQAAKNKLEKQVEELTWRLQLEKRIRADLEEAKTQENAKLQSALQDVQLQFKEAKDLLLKEREAAKKLAEQAPVTVIQEVSVVDHGLMDKLTAENEKLKIMVSSLEVKIGETEKKYEETNKLSEERLKQATEAESKLVQLKTAMHRLEEKVADMKSENQILQQALSTSPVKRKLEFVSTPSTKILENGIHVNEDSRSIEPQTGTPAKSMKTDPDSNFKKPPIDRQHENVDALIDCVMKDVGFSQGKPVAAFTIYKCLIHWKSLEAEKTSVFDRLIQMIGAAIEDQDDNEHMAYWLSNTATLLFLLQRSLKPAGASGGSSARKPPQPTSLFGRMAMGFRSSPSSVNIDAATAALEGVRQVEAKYPALLFKQQLTAYVEKIYGIIRDNVKKELGLFLSLCIQAPRTSKGGALRSGRSFGKDSSTNYWQNIIDCLNTLLSTLKENFVPPIIAQKIFTQIFSYINVQLFNSLLLRRECCTFSNGEYVKSGLAELEQWCCQAKEEYAGSAWDELKHIRQSVGFLVIHQKYRISYDEIINDLCPVLSVQQLYRICTLYWDDNYNTRSVSPDVISSMRILMTEDSNSAESNSFLLDDNSSIPFSVEDLSSSLQVKEFLNVKPANDLLENLAFQFLHE; encoded by the exons GTTGTTTTGGCCAGCTTAGGAATTGGATCCGTAGTATGGGTGGAGGATCCAGATGATGCTTGGATAGATGGAGAAGTCTTAGGTGTCAATGGTGAAAAGATTGAAGTTCTTTGTACATCAGGGAAGAGG GTCGTTGTCAATGCTTCCAATGTTTACCCCAAGGATGCTGAAGCACCTCCATGCGGGGTGGATGATATGACAAAACTTGCTTATTTGCATGAACCGGGGGTTCTAAGCAATTTAAAATCTAGATATGATATCAATGAAATATAT ACTTACACAGGAAATATATTAATTGCTGTAAACCCTTTTAGAAGATTGCCACATCTTTATGATAGCCATATGATGGCCCAATATAAAGGTGCGGCCTTTGGTGAGCTGAGTCCCCACCCATTTGCTGTTGCTGATGCCGCATACAG AGTTATGATGAATGAGGGAATTAGTCAGTCGATTTTAGTTAGTGGTGAGAGTGGGGCTGGTAAAACTGAAAGCACTAAACTGCTTATGCATTATCTGGCTTACATGGGAGGAAGAGCTTCAACTGGAGGAAGATCTGTTGAGCAGAAAGTCCTAGAG TCTAACCCTGTTCTGGAAGCATTTGGAAATGCAAAAACTGTCAGAAATAATAACTCAAG TCGGTTCGGGAAGTTTGTTGAGATTCAGTTTGATCATAAGGGTAGAATTTCTGGAGCTGCTATCAGAACTTATTTGTTGGAACGTTCCCGCGTGTGTCAACTCTCTGATCCTGAAAGGAATTATCACTGTTTCTACATGCTTTGTGCTGCACCGCAAGAG GAGCTTCAAAAGTACAAATTAGAAAATCCAAGAACATTTCATTATCTTAATCAATCAAATTGCTATGAGATAGATGGATTAGATGAATCCAAAGAATATGCAGCAACAAAAAGAGCTATGGATGTTGTTGGAATTAGCTCCGAGGAGCAG GAAGCTATCTTTCGAGTCGTGGCTGCAATACTCCATCTGGGGAACATTAAATTTGCGAAGGGAAAGGAAGCGGATTCATCTGTGCCCAAAGATGACAAATCTTGGTTCCATCTAAGAACTGCAGCAGAATTATTTAT GTGCGACACAAAAGCTCTGGAGGATTCTCTTTGCAAACGTGTTATTGTAACTCGTGATGAGACAATCACCAAGTGGTTGGACCCACAATCTGCAGTAACCAGTAGAGATGCTTTGGCGAAAGTTGTATACTCCCGATTATTTGACTG GCTTGTAGATAAGATCAATACTTCAATTGGTCAAGATCATTCTTCAAAGTACTTAATTGGTGTGCTTGATATTTATGGGTTTGAGAGTTTCAAGACAAACAG CTTTGAGCAattttgcatcaatttgacaaatGAAAAACTTCAACAACACTTCAATCAG CATGTCTTTAAAATGGAGCAAGAGGAATATACCAAAGAAGAAATAAACTGGAGCTATATTGAGTTCATCGATAATCAAGATATCTTGGATCTCATCGAAAAG AAACCAGGCGGCATTATAGCTCTTTTGGATGAAGCTTG CATGTTTCCAAGGTCAACACATGAAACATTTGCACAAAAGCTCTACCAAACATTTAAGGACCATAAACGGTTCAGCAAGCCAAAACTCTCTCGTTCTGACTTCACCATTGACCACTATGCTGGTGAT GTTACTTATCAAACTGAGTTGTTTTTAGACAAAAACAAAGATTATGTTGTAGCTGAACATCAATCTCTCCTAAATGCTTCATCCTGTTCCTTTGTGGCAAGCTTGTTTCCACCATCCGAGGATTCCTCAAAAAGCTCAAAGTTCTCCTCAATAGGATCACGTTTCAAA CAACAATTGCAATCATTGCTTGAAACTCTCAGTTCAACCGAGCCTCACTACATACGATGTGTAAAGCCTAATAATCTTCTTAAGCCAGCTATATTTGAGAACCATAACGTTTTACAACAACTACGTTGTGGG GGAGTCATGGAGGCAATTAGGATAAGCTGTGCTGGATATCCTACTAGAAAGCCATTCTATGAATTTGTGGACCGTTTTGGCATCCTCGCTCCTGATGTTTTAAGTGGCAG TTTGGATGAGATCAACGCTTGCAAGACTCTTCTGGAGAAAGTGGGCCTTGAAGGCTATCAG ATTGGTAAAAGAAAAGTGTTTTTAAGGGCTGGTCAGATGGCAGAGCTGGATGCTCGCAGGACCGAAGTCTTAGGAAGATCAGCAAGTATTATCCAGAGGAAAATTCGTTCATACATGGCTAGAAAAAGTTTTATTTTGTTGCGCTGGTCTGTTTTGCAGATTCAGTCTGTGTGCAGAG GACAACTTGCTCGGCATATTTATGGTGGCATGCGGAGAGAAGCCTCTAGTCAGAAAATTCAAAGAAATTTGCGAATGCATCTTGCTAGAAAAGCTTATAAAGATATGTGCCGTTCTGCCATTTCCATTCAGACAGGTATCCGTGGGATGACTGCACGGAGTGAACTTCGCTTCAGGAAACAGACTAGAGCAGCAGTTATAATCCAG AGCCATTGCCGTAAATTCTTAGCTCGTCTGCACTATAAAGAGCTAAAGAAAGCTGTAATTACCACACAATGTGCATGGAGAGGGAAAATAGCTCGTAAAGAATTGCGAGCACTAAAGATG GCCGCAAAGGAAACTGGTGCTCTTCAAGCTGCAAAGAATAAATTAgagaagcaagttgaagaactGACGTGGCGGCTACAGCTTGAGAAACGTATAAGG GCTGATCTGGAAGAAGCAAAGACGCAGGAAAATGCTAAATTACAATCTGCTTTGCAAGATGTGCAACTTCAGTTCAAGGAAGCTAAAGACTTGCTACTAAAAGAACGTGAGGCTGCCAAAAAGTTGGCTGAACAAGCCCCTGTCACTGTCATACAGGAAGTTTCAGTTGTTGATCATGGGCTGATGGATAAGCTTACTGCTGAAAATGAGAAACTTAAG ATTATGGTTAGCTCTCTAGAAGTGAAAATTGGTGAAACAGAGAAAAAATATGAAGAGACAAATAAACTTAGTGAGGAGAGGCTAAAGCAGGCCACTGAGGCAGAGTCCAAGTTAGTTCAGTTGAAGACGGCTATGCACAG GCTTGAGGAGAAAGTTGCTGACATGAAATCTGAGAACCAAATCCTTCAGCAAGCATTGTCAACTTCACCTGTAAAACGAAAATTAGAATTTGTATCAACTCCATCAACTAAG ATTTTAGAGAATGGAATCCACGTGAACGAAGATAGTCGATCCATT GAACCACAAACTGGAACACCTGCAAAAAGTATGAAGACCGATCCTGATAGCAACTTTAAGAAGCCCCCTATTGATCGCCAACAT GAGAATGTTGATGCTCTTATCGACTGTGTCATGAAAGATGTCGGGTTTAGTCAAGGCAAACCTGTTGCTGCCTTTACAATTTACAAATGTCTTATACACTGGAAGTCTTTGGAAGCTGAAAAGACTAGCGTGTTTGATCGTCTCATTCAGATGATTGGCGCAGCAATAGAG GATCAAGATGATAATGAGCACATGGCTTATTGGCTGTCAAATACAGCAACATTATTATTCTTGCTTCAAAGAAGTTTAAAACCTGCTGGTGCTTCTGGTGGAAGTTCAGCACGGAAACCACCACAACCGACATCCCTCTTTGGACGAATGGCAATG GGATTCCGCTCATCGCCTTCTTCTGTTAATATTGATGCCGCTACTGCTGCACTTGAGGGAGTGCGGCAGGTTGAAGCTAAATATCCAGCATTGCTATTTAAGCAGCAGCTTACGGCATATGTGGAGAAGATATATGGCATAATTAGAGATAACGTGAAGAAGGAGTTGGGATTGTTTCTTTCTTTATGTATCCAG GCACCAAGGACATCAAAGGGAGGTGCACTAAGATCTGGACGGTCTTTTGGCAAAGATTCTTCAACAAACTATTGGCAAAACATTATCGATTGTCTCAACACTCTTCTCAGTACCCTTAAAGAAAATTTT GTTCCGCCTATCATTGCTCAGAAAATATTTACCCAAATTTTCTCATATATTAATGTACAACTCTTTAACAG TCTTCTACTACGTCGTGAGTGTTGCACTTTCAGCAATGGCGAGTATGTAAAATCTGGGTTAGCAGAGCTAGAGCAGTGGTGCTGCCAAGCAAAAGAAGAG TATGCAGGTTCGGCTTGGGATGAACTTAAGCATATTAGGCAGTCAGTTGGATTTTTG GTTATTCATCAAAAGTACAGAATTTCTTATGATGAGATCATCAATGATTTGTGCCCT GTCCTAAGTGTCCAGCAGCTATATAGAATCTGCACTCTGTATTGGGATGATAATTACAATACTCGAAGTGTTTCGCCTGAT GTTATTTCGAGCATGAGAATACTAATGAC